One region of Quercus lobata isolate SW786 chromosome 2, ValleyOak3.0 Primary Assembly, whole genome shotgun sequence genomic DNA includes:
- the LOC115969734 gene encoding IQ domain-containing protein IQM1, with translation MGLSLSLLFSAWNEILCHKFFGLTDTIETVIVRTFSYKKEEEYSETINKSNGSEKMIIESLMSFKRQDSKEADLEVSDSSKNTVPERDSSNSKSSMTKSHEIMQIKKPCTLLLPKPVILFSPRPVSELDAAATRLQKVYKSYRTRRNLADCAVVVEELWWKALDFAALKRSSVSFFNIEKPETALQRWARARTRVAKVGKGLSKDENAQKLALQHWLEAIDPRHRYGHNLHFYYDVWSDSKSTQPFFYWLDVGDGKDLNLERCLRTVLQRQCIAYLGPKEREAYEVIVESGKLLYRQTGMLVNTVEGSKWIFVLSTSRALYVGQKKKGVFQHSSFLSGGATSAAGRLVAHDGVLEAIWPYSGHYLPTEDNFREFISFLEEHQVDLTNVKRCAIDDDSTSFKIIGEESKPEEVKVPSTTTISTKMNTSEVNEPINNLSITADHQGSIDSNVTNVEAPLYDMGKPMSCKWTSPHGPRIGCVRHYPIELQSQALEKVNLSPKLTPGNSGSRLPIPSPRPSPKIRVSPRLSNMGFPSPRPRVLVNTAN, from the exons ATGGGTCTTTCTCTTTCCTTACTCTTTTCTGCATGGAATGAAATCCTTTGCCACAAGTTTTTTGGTTTAACTGACACCATTGAGACAGTCATTGTGAGAACATTTAGctacaagaaagaagaagaatattcaGAAACCATTAACAAGTCTAATGGGTCAGAGAAAATGATTATAGAAAGTTTAATGAGCTTCAAAAGGCAAGATTCAAAGGAAGCAGATTTGGAAGTATCAGATTCGTCTAAAAATACTGTTCCTGAAAGAGATAGTTCTAATTCAAAGTCTTCAATGACTAAGAGTCATGAAATTATGCAGATAAAGAAGCCCTGTACACTTTTGCTTCCTAAACCAGTGATATTGTTTTCTCCAAGGCCAGTTAGTGAGCTTGATGCTGCTGCAACTAGGCTTCAGAAAGTTTACAAGAGTTATAGGACTAGAAGGAATCTTGCAGATTGTGCAGTTGTGGTTGAGGAACTCTG GTGGAAGGCCTTAGACTTTGCAGCTCTTAAACGAAGCTCTGTGTCATTCTTTAACATTGAGAAACCAGAAACTGCTCTGCAACGCTGGGCTCGAGCTAGGACAAGGGTTGCCAAG GTTGGGAAGGGTTTATCTAAAGATGAGAATGCTCAGAAATTAGCCCTACAACACTGGCTTGAAGCT aTTGATCCACGCCATCGTTATGGACACAATTTACACTTCTACTATGATGTCTGGTCTGATAGCAAGAGCACCCAACCTTTCTTCTACTG GTTGGATGTTGGTGATGGTAAAGACCTAAATCTTGAAAGGTGCCTAAGGACTGTTCTACAACGTCAATGCATCGCATATCTTGGACCA AAAGAAAGGGAAGCATATGAAGTAATTGTAGAGAGTGGAAAGCTTTTATACAGGCAAACAGGGATGCTTGTTAACACAGTTGAGGGTTCTAAGTGGATTTTTGTGCTCAGCACATCAAGGGCTTTGTATGTGGGTcagaagaagaaaggtgttTTTCAGCACTCAAGTTTTCTATCGGGAGGTGCTACATCAGCAGCAGGGAGATTAGTTGCCCATGATGGGGTTCTTGAG GCTATATGGCCATACAGTGGTCACTATCTCCCAACTGAAGATAACTTCAGGGAATTCATTAGTTTCCTCGAGGAGCACCAAGTAGACCTCACCAATGTTAAG AGGTGTGCAATAGATGATGATAGCACCTCCTTTAAGATTATTGGAGAGGAATCTAAACCAGAAGAGGTCAAGGTTCCTTCAACAACTACAATATCCACCAAAATGAATACTTCTGAAGTCAATGAGCCTATAAACAATTTATCCATCACAGCTGATCATCAAGGAAGTATCGATTCCAATGTAACGAATGTAGAAGCACCATTATATGATATGGGTAAGCCTATGTCTTGCAAGTGGACTAGCCCACATGGTCCTCGTATTGGATGTGTAAGACACTACCCAATTGAGCTACAATCGCAAGCACTTGAGAAAGTCAACCTATCACCCAAGTTAACACCTGGCAACTCCGGAAGCCGTCTTCCAATCCCTTCTCCACGGCCTAGCCCAAAGATCCGGGTCTCACCTAGGCTGTCAAACATGGGTTTCCCTAGCCCAAGGCCAAGGGTACTTGTTAACACTGCTAATTAA